The following coding sequences lie in one Rutidosis leptorrhynchoides isolate AG116_Rl617_1_P2 chromosome 4, CSIRO_AGI_Rlap_v1, whole genome shotgun sequence genomic window:
- the LOC139844398 gene encoding carotenoid cleavage dioxygenase 8 homolog B, chloroplastic-like → MSSSLSFSAIGNYGLPSHTMVNHDSSIYAFGQANFCKKSTSRELNIVCVATDLPPVVVPPAQQKEVAKERKLAAWTSIRRDRWEGELVVEGEIPQWLNGTYLRNGPGLWHIEDYNFRHLFDGYATIVRLHFENGRLVMGHRQIESDAYKAATKNKKLCYREFSEVPKHDNFLGYVGDLAKLFSGASLTDNANTGVVQLADNRVVCLTETIKGSIIIDPDNLDTIGKFEYSDSLGGLVHSAHPIVTKSEFLTLLPDLLNPGYLVVRMEPGSNERKVIGRVSCRGGPSPGWVHSFPVTEHYVIVPEMPLRYCAQNLLRAEPTPLYKFEWHPESKGFMHVMCKASGKLVASVEVPLFVTFHYINAYEEKDEDGRVTGVIVDCCEHNADPKILDKLRLQNLRSWSGQDVLPDARVGRFIIPFDGSPNGELVDALNPDEHGRGMDMCSINPSYLGKKYRYAYACGAKRPCNFPNTLTKIDLFEKKAKNWYDEGAVPSEPFFVGRPGAIEEDDGVVISIVSDKKGEGYALILDASTFEEIARAKFPYGLPYGLHGCWVPKR, encoded by the exons ATGTCTTCCTCCCTTTCGTTTTCGGCTATCGGGAACTATGGTTTGCCATCACACACGATGGTTAATCACGATAGTAGTATTTACGCCTTTGGGCAAGCTAATTTCTGTAAGAAAAGTACAAGTAGAGAGTTGAATATCGTGTGTGTCGCAACAGATTTGCCACCAGTTGTTGTACCGCCAGCACAACAAAAGGAGGTGGCAAAAGAGCGGAAGCTAGCAGCATGGACTAGCATCCGAAGAGATCGATGGGAAGGAGAGCTAGTTGTTGAAGGAGAGATTCCACAATGGCTG AATGGGACCTACTTGAGGAACGGACCCGGGTTATGGCACATCGAAGACTACAACTTCCGTCACCTGTTCGACGGCTACGCTACCATCGTCCGGCTACACTTTGAGAACGGGCGCCTCGTGATGGGTCACCGGCAAATCGAATCCGATGCATATAAGGCTGCAACAAAAAATAAGAAACTTTGTTATCGTGAATTCTCTGAAGTCCCAAAACATGATAATTTCCTAGGATATGTTGGAGACTTGGCTAAATTATTCTCGGGTGCATCCCTAACTGATAATGCCAATACTGGCGTTGTTCAGTTAGCGGACAACAGAGTGGTTTGTCTCACAGAGACAATTAAAGGGTCGATTATAATCGACCCAGATAATTTGGATACAATTGGGAAATTTGAGTACAGTGACTCATTAGGCGGGCTGGTTCACTCGGCCCATCCTATAGTAACAAAGTCGGAGTTTTTGACGTTGTTGCCAGATTTGTTGAACCCTGGCTATTTGGTGGTGAGAATGGAGCCTGGTTCGAATGAAAGGAAGGTGATTGGACGGGTTAGTTGTCGTGGTGGTCCATCACCGGGGTGGGTCCACTCGTTCCCTGTGACTGAACATTATGTTATTGTACCCGAGATGCCATTAAGATATTGTGCACAAAACTTGTTAAGGGCTGAACCAACACCATTGTATAAGTTTGAGTGGCACCCTGAGTCCAAAGGATTTATGCATGTTATGTGCAAAGCTAGTGGCAAATTG GTGGCAAGTGTGGAAGTTCCTCTATTTGTGACATTTCACTACATCAACGCGTACGAAGAGAAAGATGAAGATGGGAGAGTAACAGGAGTTATAGTAGATTGTTGCGAACATAATGCCGACCCTAAAATTCTTGACAAACTTCGGCTTCAAAATCTTCGATCATGGTCTGGCCAGGATGTTTTACCTGACGCAAG AGTTGGGAGGTTTATAATACCATTTGATGGGAGCCCGAATGGCGAACTTGTAGACGCTTTAAACCCTGATGAACATGGAAGGGGGATGGATATGTGTAGCATCAATCCAAGTTATTTAGGCAAGAAATACAGATATGCTTATGCTTGTGGTGCTAAACGCCCTTGTAACTTCCCAAACACCCTCACTAAG ATAGACTTGTTCGAGAAAAAAGCAAAGAACTGGTACGATGAAGGTGCAGTTCCATCTGAACCATTTTTCGTTGGACGCCCTGGTGCAATAGAAGAGGATGATG GAGTTGTGATATCGATTGTAAGTGATAAAAAAGGTGAAGGGTACGCACTAATATTAGACGCATCAACGTTTGAAGAAATCGCGAGAGCAAAGTTCCCTTATGGACTTCCGTACGGACTTCATGGATGTTGGGTTCCAAAGCGTTAA